The genome window ATCCGCCCGTGTTCACCCTGGGCCTGGCGGCCGACCGCGGCCATCTGCTGGCCGGCGCGGACGCGATCCCCGTAGTGCAGACGGACCGTGGCGGCGAAGTGACGTTCCACGGCCCCGGCCAGGTGGTGATTTACCTGTTGATGGACTTGCGCCGCAACAAGCCGGGCGGCAAGCTGTATGCGCGCCAGTTCGTGCATAAAATCGAGCAAGCCATCATCAACGTGCTGGCGGCGTATAATCTTGCTGGCGAACGCATCGATGGCGCGCCTGGCATCTATATCGCCGGCGGGCCAGACAAGGGTGCGAAGATCGCCGCGCTGGGATTGAAAGTGCGCGGCAACGGCTGCACCTACCATGGCGTATCGCTCAATGTGGCGATGGACCTG of Janthinobacterium sp. PAMC25594 contains these proteins:
- the lipB gene encoding lipoyl(octanoyl) transferase LipB — encoded protein: MTTTRTETALIRELGRVDYEPTFAAMRAFTDARTTDTRDELWIVEHPPVFTLGLAADRGHLLAGADAIPVVQTDRGGEVTFHGPGQVVIYLLMDLRRNKPGGKLYARQFVHKIEQAIINVLAAYNLAGERIDGAPGIYIAGGPDKGAKIAALGLKVRGNGCTYHGVSLNVAMDLAPFSWINPCGYSGLKTVDMRSMGVVAPLAEVQRALAQELTVLLDVSEVNSAAGAPQAADA